The DNA window GAGTGTTTAATGAGCCCCAAACTTTTCTGAACCACAGCTTTTCTAGGAGATTCCTCTAGCAGATTTTAAACTTGTGATTGTATTCACTTAGAGGCCTCTCCTTCCTACAGCCCTCTGACTTCAGAGATCTGAGAATTAGCCCAACTGGACCTGACATCTGTGTAGAAAAAATGAGGGCAGAAATGAAACCATCTTTGCTGTTGCTCATCCTTATCAGATTGGAGAGAAAGAACCATTACCACTACATTACCATGTAGTAGACACTAGATTATCTTCAGTTTGCTCAAATACCAATATTTCTAGTGATTAAGATAGCAAGggataaattaaaaacaagctCCTCTTTCATCAGGAAACCTAGGATATGGGAAGAATAGAACAAAGGACGCACTTTGTCATGAAACTGAACTGCAGTGCCAGCTCTCCTATTGTGGCGCAGTATCAGGGTCATCTCAGATGGTTTATTGTTCTCTTCAAAGCCACTTATGGCTCCACAGTTCTGTGAGTTGATTGCACTACTGCCAGAAAAGTACTCTTTCCCTTCTGGTTTTCTCCAGTCGTGCTCCTAGAACCAAGTTCTAATTTCTTTCACTGATGAAATGACcagcctttcctttctttgttatCCCAAAACCCTAACTTCTAGCCTCTAGCACCAGATTTTGGGGTGAGAACACCATCAAGCATGGGGAGTTCCCCAGAAAAGATATTTCCTGTCTTGTTGACAGTACTTTAATAGCCAGTTTGATTTGGTTTGCTTTTGATAATTGGGTAACCTAGTCATTCTGATCGGCAGAAACAATTGTTCACAGCTCGCTAGTAGCCAATGGAGCTGGTTGCGAATAGGAAGGCACTGGATTCAGGAATCGTGCtttcctgaaaaataatatagTCATTGTATTTGCATGGATAAatgacatctttttttattttctcctttcaggGCCTTTATAAGCATTTTacggttgcttttttttttccctttcggAATTTTTATAAGTGTTCACCCGTGGCGAGGCAGATACAGCTTCCTTTTATAGGAGGGAAACAGAAGCCCTGAGAAGTTAAAGGATTCAGCCAGAGTTGTACATAAAACCTGGGCTCCACATTTCTTTGACTTTCAGTTTGGTGCTTTGACCAAGGACTGAACTTCTTAGAAGTATATTCCCTCATCTTTTAACTGGGAAGATGTAGCTTTAACTTGCAGGGAATCATGAGGTTGAACTAtgctcatttctctcttttaacaGGCTGCTTCTGGGCCCCTTGACATGTCTCTGCCTTCTACACCAGACAtcaaaatcaaagaagaagagcCAGTGGAGGTAGACTCATCCCCACCTGACAGTCCTGCCTctagcccctgctccccaccacTCAGGGAGAAGGTAAAACTCTACCAAGAGTCATCTCAAACGTTAATTGATAGATGAAGTTTTGATGCGTTTGTTGTATAAATATTGTGTGATACAGGAGGAttgattgtatatatatatttttttttttttttttttttttttttgcggtacgcgggcctcccactgctgtgacctctcccgttgcggagcacgggctccggacacgcaggctcagcggccatggctcacaggcccagccgctccgcagcatgtgggatcttcccggaccggggcacgaacctgtgtcccctgcatcggcaggtggactgtcaaccactgcgccaccagggaagcccaattatatttaaataaatgttaattgtttAGAAGATTTATATAAATTACACCTATTCtctgacccagcaactccacttctaaGTCTGTATGGAAGAGAAATTAGTGCATATGTCCACCAAAAGAAGTATATAAGAAAGTTCATAGCAGTTGTATTCGTAATAGTCAAAAAACTGGAAGcagtccaaatgtccatcaacaagacttgttacatatatagaaaatcatttagttttattttatcctttagaTTAACGTACTTTATGTATGTTGTACTACTTCAATTggtaagtggaaaagaaaaatcacattattcATAAATTGAACattaaacaatttagaaaaaaagtctTCCCAGAGGGAAGTTTTCTAGTGATTCAAAGGGAGTATCTATCAGGattctgattattatttttttaaaggaaactttttgtgaagtatttttaatttattgaaatatcacacacatacagaaaagcaCCTAAATTGTAAGTATACAGCTtactgaattttcacaaagtttACAGCTTATGTAACCAATACCTTGATAATTTCATCATAACCTCAGAAGGCCCATCATACCTCCTTCCAGTCTCTACTGTGCTACCAGtggttattaattttaatatccaCTGTGGATAGAGCATCTGTACCTCATCTTACCTCCCTCCAAAACTGGTTTGCTAACATCTCAAAACTACCCTCTCCATAAACATTACAACTGTATCCCCCCTCCTCTTTTCATCAGCAGCCAGGTCCTACAGGCTGTTTAGAGATGTTTTCAGGGCCACTGTAGCCACTGGCAGTCTAAGGTCCTTACAACTTAACAATGGGAAGCAGTTTGTTTTATCACAATATGATCATTATTCGAACTTCCGTAGCCCTTTTCTTAAGGGGTCTATAGGAGACGTTGGGTTAAGACCAATTGGGTTGCCTTATCACCAGTCTTACACCTGTCTTTTCCCATTAGAGATCAGTGGACACTTGAGCATCAAGTTTAGAATGAGAGTATCTAGATCATGAAAAATTATAACACTCCTGGGACTTCCCGGacggtccagtgtttaagactccacgcttccactgcagatccctggttggggaactaagatcgcacatgctgcacggcatggtcccctgccaaaaaaaattataacactccTTAGAATTTATATGGTACTCTAGTGCTTCTACAGAAATTTCAAGTGATCTGCCAACTGTCATCTCACTCATATAGCCATCATCCCTGAAAGGGAGATAGCCAAAAGGTCTTAACTCAGCATTCCTACTGAATGGGTGTGAGGTATGGGTCCATGATCATGATGGAATCAGGTCATGATTTACATGAGTAGTCCAAGTGCTCTTTCCAATTAATTTATACTAGATTTTACCAGCTATGTATTTCCCTATAAGCAGTCCCTTAAAGCATTTTGTGATCTGTTGGTGTCTTCTCCCCAGGATGTTGCCCCAAAGCCTGTTGTGATCTCTACGCCCACACCTACCATCGTACGCCCTGGCTCCCTGCCTCTCCACTTGGGCTATGATCCACTTCACCCAACCCTTCCTTCCCCAACCTCCGTCATCACACAGGCTCCACCATCCAACAGGCAACTGGGGTAAGTAAAGAGAGCAGGGAGAAACAGTGAAGCCTGGatgtctttcctctgtgtgaaaTTATTTGATTAAATAGAGACTGTTTCTGAATACTCAAGGAAAACAAGTCACTGAGATTGTCTCTCAACATAAATTTTTCACCCCATAAACAGAATCTTCTTTACCTTTTTAGTAGACAAGCAAGAATTTATTTGGGGGTGTACTGCCTTAATTTGGAGGTTTAATACTTCTTCGATCTAAAAGAAGAATCCTTAGAACTTTAGGAAGTTCATTATAGTGGTGGAGGTCACACAGGGAAGTATATATTTAGTTCTTGGCTTCAATCATATGGATGTTTATGGAGGCACTACTGAATGAGGCACTGAAACCCAttaagtcatcttttttttttttttttttttttttttgctgtacgcgggcctctcactgctgcagcctctcccgttgcagagcacaggctctggacgcacaggctcagcggccatggctcacgggcccagccgctctgcagcatgtgggatcttcccggaccggggcacgaacccgtgtgccctgcattggcaggcggactctcaaccactgtgcctccagggaagcccaagtcatcCTTTTTAAGTCTGGTTGTTCCCCTCAGTCCCAGTTAGGGTTCTTGGTCTTTGCTATTCCTAATTTTGTCTTCACTCCCAGCATGGCCCATACAGATTTCCTAGTGGGATGACTTAAGATCCTGTCCCCAGGTACCCATGGGTTAAGAGGTTGTTGTCTGGCTTCAGCCTCTTAAAGTTTATTGTTCTCTAGACCcactaagaaaaatacaaagggaTGGCTTCTTTCTTAGACAGAGTAGAGCAAAATGTGGAAAGGAACAGGAGGAACTTCCTCAGATTTGGCTATCATATGACATAATTCAGCTTTGCAAAATGGCAGCTTTGGTTGAAGTATTCGTTGCCTAAGGCAAGACAGAATTTATACACGCCAGTGGTAGGGATGTTTATTTAATTGTTCTAAACTCTTAATAGGATTAGCTTCCCACCCACTTGAATTCAGTGGTGCATTTAATTTGCAAGGTGTAAAGATCTTGCGATTTCTCTCCATCTATAAGGTAAGGTAAGTAGCATTCCCTGCTTTATCCACCTTCATGAGGGTGCCAAGATTTTACAACGCTACTAGAAAAGACTGGGAAATCTGCTGTAATTATAGGAGGAGGATCATTGGCAAAAGGGTGTGTATTATGAGCATTTCTCTTCATATTTCCTCTAGGTCTCCCACTGGCTCCCTCCCTCTCGTCATGCATCTTGCTAACGGACAGACCATGCCTGTGCTGCCAGGGCCTCCGGTACAGATGCCTTCTGTTATATCGGTGAGCTCTGAAGTTGGGGCAGCCAACCCTACCAAGACATTAACCCCTCCCTTCCACCTGAATGCTCATAGACACACATGAGCCCCAGGGAAACGTGGGCTCTCATCTGTAGTAGTTGAACATGGCAGCCTGCCCGTACTCTTCACTAACCTCTGCCAATCCAGCGCTAGGGAACACTAGACAAAGGCTCATCTGGACAATTGGCTCCTGGTCCAAGAATTGATTTTGCCAGCCTGCTGATTGGTTGATTTCACTTGGCACTAAGTACCTCACAAATTGCCCACCACTTTCCTCAAGATACAGCCTCAGCCTTCCCCATAGAAATTGTCATAGCACTGGAGGATTAGGTCCCCTATCCTGTGGTGCCCCATGGGGCATGGTATTTCCCAGGCTGTTTCTGCATGCCCTATGCGCAGGTTGCATAGAACAGGCCCTAATGTGCCAATCTCAAAAGCACTTCATTTGGGGAAGCTGTTGCCCCACTAATAGCATTATGTTCCCTTctggtttttcttccttctcttgatCCAGCTGGCCAGACCTGTGTCTATGGTGCCCAACATTCCTGGTATCCCTGGCCCACCAGTTAACAGCAGTGGTTCCATTTCTCCCTCTGGCCACCCTATGCCATCAGAAGCCAAGATGGTGAGTACATCCCAGCCCGGGGCAACGCTGGCCCTTCTGAAAGAAGTGGTATCTTCTGGGGCTTGCAGAGCTAAAGACCTACCCAGTTGTGGGGTCTGGAGAAGAAAAGACCCTGATTCATGACTCCTATCTCTTCCACCTTTAGAGACTGGTACATAGACCATGGCAGTGAAAAGAAGCAGCACAGATTGTTTGGAATGGAACTCTTGCTGTTTCAGTTCCAGGGTGACAGATGGAGGGGTGGATGAGTGGGCAGGAGAGCTGGCCAGGAGGTGAATAACTGCGTAATAACCAGCCCCTGGCCAGGTTCCAGGAGAGAGCTTTCATCTGGACTCTGTAGCTTCAGCAACCCCCGCCCTCCAACTGTGCCCAGGGTGATAGTGAGGGGACAGAGTAGGTATTTTAGGGATCATGTGCGCATTCTCTCtccctgtcattttcttttaatccctCTGTTAAGGGAAAATCAGTGTGGGAATTTTAGTTGTCTGTAACATCAGTAATAAAATCTAAGCCCACTCTTCTCACCCTTGATAGAATCTCACCCTTGACAAGctatttttccttatcttttcctACAGAGACTAAAAGCTACCCTAACCCACCAAGTCTCCTCAATCAATGGTGGCTGTGGAATGGTGGTGGGGACTGCCAGCACCATGGTGACAGCCCGTCCAGAGCAAAGCCAGATCCTCGTCCAGCACCCTGACGCCCCATCCCCTGCCCAGCCACAGGTCAGTTAGACCCTTGGATGGGGGAACCAGTTTGTGTCACCATTACTCTTTAAGTCATACCTGGTTTTTCAAGgagcaagaaaatgaaagaagagtgGATATCAGCATTCTGGGCATCTACCTGCACTTTGGTTCTTGTTGACAGTTTGAAAGTAGCAAAATGCACTATTCTTTATCCATCCTTGGGTTGTACTAAATGCAAACAGACTGGATAATGCAGAACTGTCACACAGGAggtctcagtttttgttttctgctttttggttatttctataatgtgaatgctgtATCTGCAGAACCCTCTAAAATGTGACAGGACCTCACTTCAAACCACTTTGTACACCAAAGGAGGCTTCCCTTAGTCTCTCCTATCTTAGGTCTTAGCCCCCACCCACCTAAAAAAACTTACCTGATTAGATTTATAGCAAAAATCAGATAATAACAAtatattagggacttccctggtgatgcagtggttaagaatccacctgccaatgcaggggacacgggttcgagccctgctccgggaagatcccacgtgccacagagcaactaagcctgtgcaccacagctactgagcctgtgctctagagcccgtgagccacagttactgagcccgcacaccacaactactgaagcatgtgcgcctagagcccgcgtgccgtaACTACttagcccatgcgccgcaaccactgaagcccacgcactctagggcccacgtgccacaactactgaagcctgcactcctagagcccatgctctgcaacaagagaagccaccgcagtgagaagcccatgcaccacaacgaagagtagcccccgctcaccacaactaaagaaagcctgcatgtagcaatgaagacccaacacagccaaaaaaaaaagaaaaacaatatattaataaaatgtgatGTCACAGTATTAAGATGGCTCAGTAAACAAATACACACCCCCAAAAAAACACTTTTTCCTCATCAATTGAATGTCTTTTTATCAGGAGaaattaaagtcttaaaaaagCCAGAGGGATCCCACTTAGAAGCCCAACTCTTTTTTTCAGGGAGGCCTCAGTTtactaattttctttgaaaactgaaTAGGGCTCAGTTTTCATATTGTCTGTACCGGTTAGGTGACAACAACCTGAGATCAGTTTCTAGAGTTACATCTTTTGCCCATCCCCTTTTCCTGATGTCACCACCTGCTTTATCAGTTAACCAGCACATGTCCTAACATTTAATGACCATATGCTGCCTTAAAGCTTGGCCAACAACAAAAGCTTTCATCTGAGTTTTCTTGTTGGAAGCTAAGCCTGCCCACCCTCCTGTAACCCCTTCtaatgccagtcccttctggaaATGGTAAAGCAGTAGTCCCCTTGCCCAAGTTGTGCTGCTTCCCCTCTTGAGGAAATGACATGACTTATGTTTTAGTTACCACTAATTCCTTTCCTTCTTAttcttcctgtctttctcttGGTCTGTTCTTTTACCTCCATTCCCTGCATGTCTTGTTGAGTTGTCTATGAGAGAATAGGAACCCATCATTTCCTTTTCCCCATTCTCCTCCTAAAGCACCAATCTTTACATGTGCTCCATTGAGCTCAGgacaaagaggaaattgaaaatcACAGGAGAATTTGTGTAAACTTCCCTTAGTACAGTGAGAAGCAATGACCCCAAGGCCTGTAGCTCattaaaataagtttgaaatttcctctccactttttttcttttaggagagAGAATATTaacctgaataaataaaatgatctctTCATTATCTGTGTTAATGGAGAACATGATTCAGTAGGGCCTGAAGTAGAATAAGATCCTGTTTTCTTACAAGCTTATGCTTATTCTCATGCAACTAATGTGAGCTCTGGCATTTGGGAACTACCAATATAGATGTTCTCTAATAGCAACAGGTTCAGGAAGCATTTATTTTTGGCGTTGTTTTACATTACATAGTTTCTTTTATACAGATGGTTGacctttctatattttaattttgaccGTTATTGTAAAATTGGTCTAtcttctttgaatatataccagCTAACAGAAAAGGAAGATGATTCAAAAGTGCTTTAGAGACAGGAGACATCAGcctgaagtttaaaaacaaaagacagtcTTAAATTGCCACTTtgtaaagagattaaaaaatgtttttctctttaaaaacaaacagaacaaacaagGCAGGAAGCAGGGGCGTTGCTGAGGATGATTAATAactgatttaaataaaaagaatatattgggagttccctggtggcctagtggttaggattctggcctttcactgctgtggcccaggtttaatccctagtcagggaactgagatcctgcaagccgtgcggtgtggccaaaaaaaaatagaatatactaATTCATATATCTCCATGATAGTTCATATCTCACTGATAGTaaaatcttttctccttttctgaaacTTGTAGCACAcagttatttgtatatattgcttGACCAGATAGGTGATTCTCCAATTTTTTATTCCATAGTCTCCCTAAAATTTCCCCTGACACCTCCCTTGATTATAATTTCCCTGCCTACAATATTTCCTGTTAAGAAACAAAAAGTGATCCTAGTTTCATTTTTATCTGTCTCAGAAATAATCAGAGTATGGAACTGAGAAGACTGAAAGAAAACAGGAGGCAGAATGAGGAACTACTACAGAAGAGAAGCTAAGGGACATAGTAATGAGACTCGCTCTGGTTACAGAGACTGGTATATACTTTTACCAGATCTTTGCCAGAGCTTACGTCAGGTTTAGTTTGGAAAGGACTGACATTCCCAAGTAACTCCTCTTCCTTCTGGGCAACAGGTCTCACCAGCCCAACCCACTCCTAGTACTGGAGGGCGACGTCGGCGCACGGTGGATGAAGATCCAGATGAGCGGCGGCAGCGCTTTCTGGAGCGCAACCGGGCCGCAGCCTCGCGCTGCCGTCAAAAGCGGAAGCTGTGGGTGTCCTCCCTAGAGAAGAAGGCTGAGGAACTCACGTCTCAGAACATTCAGCTGAGTGTGAGTGTGTCCTGGGTGATTATTAGGATTGTTGAATCTGGAAAGTGAGATTGAATCAGGAAAAAGTGGGACGATATAATAGAAGATGATAATTCTTTAAGACAGATCCAGAACATATGCCAGGGAGAATGCAGAAAGAATGTCTTAACAGTCAGAGTTGAAACCTCTTCCCCGGGGACTGGAAAGGACACTTACCACTACTCCCAAATCTGCTACTAGAATGAGTCATCCATAGACCAGTTTGGATGAAGGGAATTAGATTAAGCACCCCAGGGTGCTCTTTTTAAGTCATCAGTAGAATCTGACAGGGGTAGTGGGACACCCAAAGGGAAAGTATTTGCCCAGGTAACAcagcttaagaaagaaaaagccacTCAAATGCAAATAGAATGGTTATAACACagatctcttcatttatttttggctgtgctggatcttctttgctgtgcgcggggctttctctagttgctgcgagcgggagctactctaacttgtgtgtgggcttctcattgcggtggcttctcttgttgcagagcatgggctctaggcgcacaggctttagtagttgcagaatgcgggcacagtagttgtggctcgcgggctctagagtgtgggctcagtaattgtggtgcatgggcttagttgctccacggcatgtgggatcttcccgtgcagcatgtgggatcttcccggaccagggcttgaacccatgtcccctgcattggcaggtggattcttaaccactgaaccaccagagaagtccccagatAATTTCTTGAATATTATTTTCCCTTCTTctgattatttattaaaatattccattacaaaggtaatatatttatataacatatatataatatacacatacatacacacacagaggtacagattaaaaataaagtctctcTCCAATATGTCTTCCCTAGTCTCATTCTCTTCCTTGTAGATAAGTTTGGTGTGTACCTACCAGACATGTatgtatttctaatatttttttcatttatagctTTTGTGGGGGAGTCAGGGAGGGTCGGTCTGTTGTAACATAAAACAGTATCTCCTGGAGATCTAACCATGTATACAGAGGACCTACCTCGTGTTTGTAAATAGCTGTACGGTGTAGCATTCTGTAGTGTAAGTTATGTTATAAGGTATGGATACTGacaat is part of the Phocoena sinus isolate mPhoSin1 chromosome 10, mPhoSin1.pri, whole genome shotgun sequence genome and encodes:
- the LOC116760294 gene encoding cyclic AMP-dependent transcription factor ATF-7 isoform X1: MGDDRPFVCNAPGCGQRFTNEDHLAVHKHKHEMTLKFGPARTDSVIIADQTPTPTRFLKNCEEVGLFNELASSFEHEFKKAADDDEKKAASGPLDMSLPSTPDIKIKEEEPVEVDSSPPDSPASSPCSPPLREKDVAPKPVVISTPTPTIVRPGSLPLHLGYDPLHPTLPSPTSVITQAPPSNRQLGSPTGSLPLVMHLANGQTMPVLPGPPVQMPSVISLARPVSMVPNIPGIPGPPVNSSGSISPSGHPMPSEAKMRLKATLTHQVSSINGGCGMVVGTASTMVTARPEQSQILVQHPDAPSPAQPQVSPAQPTPSTGGRRRRTVDEDPDERRQRFLERNRAAASRCRQKRKLWVSSLEKKAEELTSQNIQLSNEVTLLRNEVAQLKQLLLAHKDCPVTALQKKTQGYLESPKESSEPTGSPAPVIQHSSATAPSNGLSVRSAAEAVATSVLTQMASQRTELSMPIQSHVIMTPQSQSAGR
- the LOC116760294 gene encoding cyclic AMP-dependent transcription factor ATF-7 isoform X2 — its product is MGDDRPFVCNAPGCGQRFTNEDHLAVHKHKHEMTLKFGPARTDSVIIADQTPTPTRFLKNCEEVGLFNELASSFEHEFKKAADDDEKKAASGPLDMSLPSTPDIKIKEEEPVEVDSSPPDSPASSPCSPPLREKDVAPKPVVISTPTPTIVRPGSLPLHLGYDPLHPTLPSPTSVITQAPPSNRQLGSPTGSLPLVMHLANGQTMPVLPGPPVQMPSVISLARPVSMVPNIPGIPGPPVNSSGSISPSGHPMPSEAKMRLKATLTHQVSSINGGCGMVVGTASTMVTARPEQSQILVQHPDAPSPAQPQNEVTLLRNEVAQLKQLLLAHKDCPVTALQKKTQGYLESPKESSEPTGSPAPVIQHSSATAPSNGLSVRSAAEAVATSVLTQMASQRTELSMPIQSHVIMTPQSQSAGR